A single region of the bacterium genome encodes:
- a CDS encoding DUF2271 domain-containing protein has product SITDLETLRDLIVKNPGSAPDIIRFQALVALGDGYDKKGEQQKALETWRNVVELAPNTPWAEQAEKKLKSSAVRREDSKDRQKKLLNRLGATSPVIKELSGKLEKDPDNPRVLYDLAMAIGVEAEKGYDARIYEDTTFRTNIAIEMVNLLDRASKLAPDDQNIRLACGMTSVTMPFFVNRLDKGMDDLKKVIDSSAPDSLKAEAHYWLGYAYSKKATTEWIEVISKYPDSREAAMSFEEMTPQVRHFDRASHSGPVVAIDFILGFRDELAPQTAVWIVDGRGKFIRTLYVSGFSGFIREKQVNLPEWAKSSGYSDADAVTGASIDTGHHLYVWDLTDSSGKKVGSGTYTVQVEACYWPSMNYQATSIPVTIGKKEYSRTVEEGNIIPYLGVVYYP; this is encoded by the coding sequence AGAGCATCACCGATCTTGAAACCCTCCGTGACCTGATCGTGAAGAATCCCGGCAGCGCTCCCGATATCATCCGTTTCCAGGCGCTTGTGGCTTTAGGCGACGGTTACGACAAAAAGGGTGAGCAGCAAAAAGCTCTCGAAACATGGCGGAACGTTGTGGAGCTCGCCCCGAATACCCCCTGGGCCGAACAGGCGGAAAAGAAGCTGAAAAGTTCCGCCGTTCGGCGCGAAGATTCGAAAGACCGTCAGAAAAAGCTGCTGAACCGGCTTGGCGCTACCTCACCGGTGATAAAAGAACTGAGCGGGAAACTGGAGAAAGACCCCGATAATCCACGGGTGCTGTATGATCTGGCCATGGCGATAGGTGTTGAAGCGGAAAAAGGTTACGATGCAAGAATCTATGAGGACACGACGTTCCGGACTAATATCGCAATCGAAATGGTAAACCTGCTGGACAGGGCATCGAAACTGGCGCCGGACGATCAGAACATTCGCCTGGCATGCGGCATGACTTCCGTAACGATGCCTTTTTTTGTGAACCGGCTGGACAAGGGCATGGACGACCTCAAGAAGGTCATTGACAGCAGCGCCCCCGATTCTCTGAAAGCGGAAGCTCATTACTGGCTGGGGTATGCCTACAGCAAAAAGGCGACGACCGAATGGATAGAGGTCATTTCGAAGTATCCGGATTCACGGGAAGCCGCGATGAGTTTTGAAGAGATGACGCCGCAGGTGCGGCATTTCGACCGTGCGAGCCATTCCGGGCCGGTGGTCGCCATCGACTTCATTCTGGGGTTTCGGGATGAGCTTGCCCCGCAGACCGCTGTCTGGATTGTGGACGGCAGGGGAAAATTTATCAGGACACTCTATGTTTCGGGTTTCAGCGGATTCATCCGCGAGAAACAGGTCAATCTGCCGGAATGGGCGAAATCCTCCGGCTATTCCGATGCGGACGCGGTCACCGGCGCCAGCATCGATACGGGCCATCATCTTTATGTCTGGGACCTGACCGACTCTTCCGGTAAAAAGGTCGGATCGGGAACGTACACAGTGCAGGTGGAAGCATGTTACTGGCCGAGCATGAATTACCAGGCGACATCCATACCGGTCACAATCGGGAAAAAAGAGTACAGCCGCACAGTGGAGGAAGGAAATATCATCCCCTATCTCGGTGTGGTGTACTATCCGTGA
- a CDS encoding type II toxin-antitoxin system Phd/YefM family antitoxin: protein MKPSESIRPISYLKAHASEVIRDISNSQKTIVITQNGEAKAVLQDVKLYEKTQESLAMLKILAMSTKSLKEGKTKSLTQSFDNVRKRIKERLDI, encoded by the coding sequence ATGAAACCCAGCGAATCGATCAGGCCGATCAGTTATCTGAAAGCCCATGCCTCGGAAGTGATCAGAGACATCTCGAATAGTCAGAAAACAATTGTTATCACCCAGAACGGCGAAGCCAAAGCTGTTCTGCAGGATGTAAAACTGTATGAAAAAACACAGGAAAGTCTCGCAATGCTCAAGATTCTCGCCATGAGCACCAAAAGCCTGAAAGAAGGAAAAACCAAGAGTCTGACTCAATCATTTGACAATGTCAGGAAAAGAATTAAAGAAAGACTCGATATATGA
- a CDS encoding type II toxin-antitoxin system RelE/ParE family toxin, with protein sequence MKFRVFIVADAEEDLFEIYTSIAASDSKNMANHVLEKLEAVCQSLSELAHRGHVPPELERISVHDFKEIHYKPYRILYQIIESDVFVHCVLDGRRDLQDILQERLLR encoded by the coding sequence ATGAAATTCAGGGTCTTTATTGTCGCCGATGCAGAAGAAGATTTATTTGAAATTTATACCTCTATTGCCGCATCGGATTCAAAAAACATGGCCAATCATGTACTTGAAAAACTTGAGGCTGTCTGTCAGAGCCTTTCCGAACTTGCACACCGTGGACATGTACCCCCCGAACTCGAAAGAATAAGCGTACATGATTTTAAGGAAATACATTACAAACCCTATAGAATTCTTTATCAGATCATTGAATCTGATGTCTTTGTACACTGTGTGCTCGATGGCCGCAGAGACCTTCAGGATATCTTACAGGAAAGACTCTTACGGTAA